AGTGGCGCCGTGGTTTCCAACTTCGCGCTGGGCACCATGACGTTCGGGGCGGAGGCAAGCGAGGCGACGTCCCACACTCTCCTCGATGCTTATGTGGCCGCCGGTGGCACCTTCGTCGACACCGCGGATGTGTACAGCGCCGGGGGGTCGGAGGAGATCATTGGCCGGTGGCTGGCGAAGCGGCCGGACGCGCGGGAGTCGGTGGTGCTCGCCACCAAAGGCCGCTTTCCCATGGGTGCCTCCCCGAACGATGTCGGGACCTCCCGCAAGCATCTCACGCGCGCCCTGGATGACTCCTTGCGCCGGTTGGGGGTGGAACAGATCGACCTGTACCAAATGCACGCGTGGGATCCCATCACCCCTGTTGAGGAGACGCTGCGGTTCCTCAACGACGCCGTCAGCCGGGGCAAGATCGCTTACTACGGGTTCTCGAACTTCCTGGGCTGGCAGCTGACCAAGGCCGTCCATGTCGCCGCGTCGCATGGCTGGAATGCGCCGGTCACACTGCAGCCCCAGTACAACCTGCTGGTGCGGGAGATTGAGTTGGAGGTTGTTCCGGCGTCCCAGGACGCCGGGATCGGGTTGCTGCCGTGGTCGCCCTTGGGTGGGGGCTGGCTCACCGGCAAGTATCAGCGCGACGTGCCGCCGGCAGGGGCCACCCGTCTGGGCGAGAACCCCACCCGCGGCATGGAGGCCTGGCAGCAACGCAACGACAACCCGCGAACGTGGGAGGTGATCGGAGCCGTCCAAGAGGTGGCGGCAGCACACGGCGTCACCGCCTCCCAAGTGGCGCTGGCCTGGCTGGCCGCCCGCCCCGCCGTCACCTCGGTAATCCTGGGCGCGCGCACCACCGAACAGCTCACGGACAACCTGGCCGCGGCGGCGCTGGAGCTCACCGGTGCGGAGCTGCAGGCACTCGCCGACGTCAGTGAACCGCGTCTGGGCGTTTACCCGTACGGCCCCATGGCCCAGGAACAGCGAAGCCGGAAGATCCAAGGGGGCCGATAGCCCTCTTTGTGGGTATCCGCCGCCGGTCAAGAGCTGACGTGCTGCACGCCCTCGGCGAGCCTCAGGCGGGGGCCAGATTCCGGCGTCGGACCTCCTTGTAACGGTTCACCAGCAGGCCGTGGCGGGGGCTGAAGAAGTAGACCAGGGCAAACGCCGCGCCCTGGGTCAGCACCACCATCCCGCCGGACGCCGCATCGAGGTAGTAACTGGCGTAAAGCCCGACGACGGCGCACGCGGCCGAGATGGTTGGCGCCAGCACCAGCATGCGCCCGAAGCGGTCGGTGAGCAGGTACGCCGTCGCACCGGGAATGATCAACATGGCCACCACCAGCACCACGCCCACCGCCTGCAGCGCCACCACGGAAGTCAAAGCCAGCAGCCCGAGCAGGAACGCGCCGAGCATGCGCGGGTTCAGGCCGATGGCGTGGGCGTGCGTGGGGTCGAAGGCGTAGAGGGTGAAGTCGCGGCGTTTGATGACCAGAATGGCGAAGGTGACCGCGCCGAGGACCAGCACCTGGACCAGGTCGGAGTGGCTCAGGCCCAGCAGGTTGCCGAAGATGATGTGGGTGAGGTCCGTCTGGCTGGGCGTGACGGAGATCAGCACCAGCCCCAAGGCAAAGAGCGTGGTGAACACGATGCCGATGGCGGCGTCCTCCTTGACCCGGCTGGTGTCGCGCACGGCCCCGATCAGGGCCACAGCCAGGAAGCCGAACAGCACCGCTCCGACGGCAAAGGGCGCTCCGAGAATGTAGGCCAGGGCGACACCGGGCAGCACGGCGTGGGAGACGGCGTCGCCCATCAGGGACCAGCCGATCAGCACCAGCCAGCACGAGAGTACGGCGCAGACCACGGCCGCGATCACGGTGACCACGAGGGCGCGCTGCATGAAGACGTAGTCGAAGGGTTCCAGTAGGAATTCAAAAACACTCATGCCGGCACTTCTGCCGCACTCATGACAGCCGCGGTAGCGGTATCGAGGCCGAAGGCCAGGGCCAGGTTTTCCGGGCGCAGCACCTCGTCCGGGCTGCCGTGCAGCAGGACGCGGCGCATCAGCAGCACGGCCTCGTCGGCTAAATCCGGCAGGGCGTGTAGGTCGTGGGTGGAGACCAGGACGGTGGCACCGTCCGCGGCCAGGCCCTTGAGCAGGGCACAAATGGTGGCTTCGGAGCGCTTGTCCACGCCGGCAAACGGTTCGTCCAGCAGCAATGTGGTGGCGCCCTGGGCGATGCCGCGGGCCACAAAAGTGCGTTTCTTCTGCCCTCCCGAGAGCTGGCCGATCTGGCGGTGGGCAAAGTCGTTCAGATCCACGCGCTCCAGGGCGTCGGCCACGGCGAGCCTGTCGGCCTTGCGAGGCCGCCGGCTCATGCCCATGTGCCCGTACCGGCCCATCATGACCACGTCCTGAACCGAGAGCGGGAACTGCCAGTCCACGTCCTCACTTTGTGGCACGTAGCTGACGACGCCGGACCGCCTCGCCTGGGCGGGGGTGGCGCCGCCAATGGTGACGCTGCCGGCGTCGGGCTTCACCAGGCCCATGATGGACTTGAACAAGGTGGACTTGCCCGAACCGTTCATGCCGACAAGGCCGCAGATCCGGCCTCTTTCCAGCTTGAGGCTGGCCCCGTCCAGGGCCAGCACGTCGCCGTAGTGGACGGTCACGGAGTCGACGTCGATCGCTGGGACCGAGGCTGTTGCTGGGGTGGGCCTCATGACCGGGCTCCGGTGAGTGCGTCGACGATAACCTTGGCGTCGTGCTTGATCAGCTCCAAGTAGGTGGGGACAGGGCCGTCTGCTTCGGAGAGTGAATCGACGTAGAGGGTGCCGCCAAAGACGGCGTCCGTTGCCTCGACCACACGGTCCATGGGGTCCGCGGAAACGGTGGATTCACAAAAGACGGCCGGCACCTGGTTGGTGCGGACAAATTCGATGGTGCTGGCGATCTGCTGCGGTGTGGCCTGCTGCTCGGCGTTGACGGCCCAAATGTACTTCTCCGTCAGGCCAGCGTCGCGGGCCAGGTAGGAGAAGGCGCCCTCGCAGCTGACCAGGGCGCGCTGGTTCTTCGGAAGGACGGCGAGGTCCTTGACCAGGCTGTCCTGGACCTCCTGCAAGGTGGCGTTGTAGGCGGCGCCGTTGTTCTTGTAGAACTCGGCGTTGGCGGGATCCAGGTCCTGGAAAGCCTCCACCATGTTCTCCACATAGATCTGCACATTCTTCGGCGACATCCAGGCGTGCGGGTTCGGCATGTCCTTGTAGGCGTCCTCGGCGATGTTGATGGCGTCCACCCCGTCGGTGACGACGGCGTGGGGTGCATTTACGTCTCGGACAAACTGTTCGAACCAGGCTTCCAGCCCCATCCCGTTGTCCAGGATCAGGTCGGCCTTGGCGGCCTTGCGGATGTCGCCCGGGGTGGGTTCGTAGCCGTGGATCTCCGCACCGGCCTTGGTGATGGACTCCACCCGGAGCTTGTCGCCGGCTACGTTCTGGGCGATATCGGCCAGGACGGTGAAGGTGGTGAGGACGACGGGGCGGCCGTCACCGGCATCACCGGAGGCCTCGCCGGGTGCTGCGCAGCTGGTCAGGGTTAGGGCGAGAACGGTGGCGCCGGCCGTCGCTGCCAGCCGGACGGCTGTGAGGACTTTGGGTAGGTAAATTGGCATGAACTGACCATAGTTTAGGTATACCGAAAATACCAATTGCGGCCCACCGTAACAATAGCTTTTTCCTATCCTGTCCGTATTGGCGCCACCCACACCGTAGACAATATCTGGACACCCGGCGCACCGGGCCGCTGACTAGGCGGCGGCCCGCTGGCCGGACTAGACCGGCGGCCCGGGCTGCCCGTCAACTGGCAGGGGCTCGAAAGGGGCGCCCGGTTCCGCGGGGCCCTGGTCCAGACGGAACGGCGGGTACTCGTCGCGCATGAGGAGCGCGTAGCAGGCCACGCGGTAGATCCACCGGTTGATTCCCATGACCAGGTCGAAGAGTGTGGGTTGGTACCTGCCGGTGAACAGGAGCATGACGGCGGCGATGAGCACCAGGAGCCCGAGCAAGGAGAAACCTGTGTTGCGGGCGTAGTCCTGTCCCCAGGAATCGCTGCCTCCCCACGGGGCCCAGACGCTGCCGGTAAAGATGGCAATGATCAGCAGGTGCGGAATCGCCAGCAGCCATCCTTTGACCAGGACCAGACCGTGCGCGAGCCGCTGGGGGTAGTCCACCTCGAAGTCTGCGGGATAGTCCGTGGCGGCGAAGGTGAAGGGCGGGTACTTGTCGGTGGCCAGAGCCGAATAGGCATAAAAGGCGACCCGCCAATTCCAGCGCAGGACCCCTACGTTGAAGTCAAAGAGCGAACGCGGGTAGCGGCCTGTGAACAAGATGGCCAAGCCTGCGATGAGGGTTGTGAAGAAGAAGGCAAACCACAGGAAGAACAAGATGATGAAGTGGGGGATAGCCAGAAGCCATTTGACCAGCCACAAGCCGCGGGAAAGCTGCGGGTCCAGATACCCGGACAGTTGCGCCGGATAGCGCTTCGCCTCTGCCATGCTCCCCGGCGTGCCCACGTCGCCCGGCACTGCCGTGCCCGTTGCCGTACCCACACTCGGCCGCCCTGCACCGCCCTGGCTCGATGGGGGTAGGCCCCTGCCGACGCCAATGGCTCCCAAGGCTATCAGCCCGGCCCCGACGAGCAGGATGAGGATCCCGGCAATTAACAACGCTGGTGTAAGGGTTCCAAACAGCTCGGAATGGAACCCGGCCTGCATTTTCACGGAGACGCCTGCGCTCGCATCGGCGTTCATGACCACCATGACCACGTCCGCACCGCTGATGTCCATGGTGACTTGCTGTGTTCCGGGCCCGGAAGCGGACTCTGTCCAGAAGCCCTGGGCGGCCGGGGCTGTTGGTGTCGCCGTTCCCGGCTGATCCCGGTAGCTCACCCGGAACGGGGATGTTTCGATGCCGGTGATCTGGGTGGTGTGTACGCCGCTGAGATAGCTCTCTACCTGGGCTTTGGGGCCAATACCAATGAAGACCTGGCCGCCGGGGGCGGAGGACGTGGCGGCCAGCCGTATGCTGCCCAGGTCAAAGGGGATCCTGTCGGTGCCGATGTCCGCCGGTGGAGAGATGAGCGCGTAGGACGCCGTGGAGAAGCCGTGGGCGGAGGAGGTGAAATAGCCGTCGGGTCCTTGCTGGGAAGCCACCACGGCCGAGGCAATGCCGCCGGCGATCCCACCCACTCCCAGCATGGCCAGAATCGTCCCCAGGACAAGCGCGACGACGGAGCCCGCCCGTGAGCGGTGGACGTTGCCTGGGTTTGGACTCTTGCTTTGAACCATCGGATTGCTGGTCATGGCTGTCCCTTCGATTGTTTCAACCTTGTAGCGCCGGAGCCTGATTGGCAAGGGTCAAAGGTCACAGTTGTTGCCGTGGCCGGGTATTCGGCAGGTCGAGGACCTCCACCGAGATCAAGATGATGCCCAGATCGCGGATCTTTACGAGCAGGCCATGCAAGGCGGCCTGATCGGGCACCGGGCCCCGAAGGGTCGTGGTGCCGTTGCCGTCGCGGCTTAGTGTCAGGCCGTCAAACCACGGCACCCACCGGTCATCGAGGAGTCCGTCTACCCGGATGCGGTAGCTGGCGGGCAGGGGCGGCTTGGGATCGTGCACAGTCATTCCGGGCTGTCACTTCGCGTTGGAACCAAGCGGCGCGACGGACGCCACCGCTGCCGAGCGGGGGGCTGTGCGCTGGGTGTGCTGGGTGCGCCACAGTGAGTAGCCAAGGCAGATCAGGGCCATGGCCGTGGGGATGGCAAACAACCGCTCGTTGACCTGGGGAAGCAAGGGGATCGCCATGGTCGCGACGGCTCCGACGGCCAGCAGTACCGCAGCCCACCGGGTCAGGATCTTGGCCCGGTACAACGCAATTCCGAACAGCAGTCCGCCGGCCATGTACAAGATGCCCGAGGCGGCACTCAGCGGCAGCATCAGGCCGATGCTGCCAACCGGGTGGCCGCCGGTCGCCGCGACAAAGACGTCGTTAACGTACCCGGGGTTGCTGTGGGCAACGGCAGGCAGGACCACCGCGCCCATGGTCTCCATGCTGAACATGATCAGGTAGCCTGCTCCGAACACGAGGTACCCGATGAGGCCAAGCACGCCCATCCTCTTCACCTGGGACAGATACATGGCGGTGATACCGGCGAGCGACAGCAGCGCCATGACCATCTTCAGTGACTGGCGGAACGTGAACTCTGCTGTCGTGGCGAAGTTTGCATCCAGCTGCGGATGGTTGAACTGGACGCCAATAAACAACAGCCCTGCACCAACGGCGCAAAGGCCGCCCACGCGGATGAGGGTTGTGGGGTTGATGGACATGTTGACTCCTTGGATATGGATCTCCGTGGCCGTGTGCCGCGGGATAACTCCAAGGTAGAAGCGCGGTGGGTGAGCCGGCATCACCCAATGATGTGAGCGGCAAGGTGAGATCCGCGGGAGCCAGGTTCGTCCCGTGCGCCGCGCTGTGTCACAGCAGACCGCGTTCGCGGGCGGTGCGCACCGCGGCCCGGCGGTCGTTGACGCCCAGCTTGGTGAAAATATGCTTCGTGTGGGTGCGCAGCGTGTTGTAGGAGATGAACAGCTCACCGGCGATCGCCGGCCCGCTCAGCCCACCGCCCAGAAGCCGCAGCACATGCAGTTCCCGGGTGCTCAACGTTTCAGTACCCGCCGGTTTAGCCGTGCCCAAGGATCCAGTCGCCATCGTTTGGGTGTCCGACGCCGGACCATGGCCCGGGTGTGCAGCGTTGCCTTGGCTGTGGGCCAGGCTGAGGAGACGGGAGGCCCGTCTGGAGGTATGGCCAGGGCCGCTGGCGTGACTGGCCTCGCGCAACAATGCCTGCATGGGCGTCCCCTCATCGAGAAAAAGCCTTACGCGGCCTTCGGATTCGGCAGCTTCGGCAAGGGCGCTGGCAAACGACTCCCGGGCCAGGCCCTGGTGGCCCTGGGCGTCGTGGACAAGGGCTGCAAGCAGGCGGATCTCCACCGTGCTACCTGCTCTTCCTGAGGCTTCGGCGGTCTGAAGCAGACGCTCCAGCAGGGTTTCCACCGAAGGATCCAACGGCTTAGCTGGCTGGAGATGCAACTGTGCGGTGGAACCGGTGCCGGCCACTGTCCGGGCCAGCCCTGCGCGGTGCAGCCCTGCCCGGTCCAGCCCTGCGCGGTGCAGGGCAAGGAGCAGCCGCACTAAGGTGAGGGCGTCGTATTCGCACTCGTACAGGTGGTTGGCATCACCGGCGGCAAGTAGGCCCCGAGAACGCGCCCATGCGGCGGCCTGCGGCAATTCGCCTTGCCTGATCCAGATACGGGCCTTCATGGCAGCGAGGGGGCGCACCTCAGGGAAGAAACCCCGATGGTAGAGCGGTCCGGCCTGGTTGAGAAAATCAAGGGCCAGCCCTTCGTCACCGGAGGCAGAGGCCAGTAGCGCCCGCGCCACAAACCACCGGTAACTACTTTCGACCGTGGGGGCACGCTCGTAGAAGTCGCCGGCAGCGGCGAGGTGCCGGGCAGCGGCGTCGAGCTCGCCCGCCTCGCAGTCAATTTCGCCCAGCCCCACATGCAGCTCCGCAGTTGCCCGCGCCACGGAACCGCCCAGTTCTCCGGCCCGGGCCAAGGTATCCTCCAGCAACCGGCGTGCCGTTACTGGCCGGCCAGCGGCGAGCCACATGTCAGCAAGCAGTGCCGTGCTGCCGAACGCATCAACGAGGTTGCCGGCAGCATGCAGGTCCGCAACCGCCCGGCCGAACGTTTGCAGCGCCGCATGCACATCCCCGTCAACCCAGGCGGCCAGCCCCAGGAAGCCGTTCGCGGCGCCCCGGGCGAGGTGGTCCGCCGAGCCCGCCAGCTCAAGCGCCTGCCGGGCATGCGCCGCAGTGCCAGCCACATCGCCGCGTGCCTGAGCGAGGGAGGCCCGATAGATCGCGATGGTAGCCGGAATCGTGGCGAACTCCTCAATGCCGGCCCACGGGGACGCCGGCCCGGGCGGTGCCGCGGCCATGACACGTTCAGCTTCCTGAAGGCGGGGCTCAACGCCGTCGAGCTCGCCGGTGGACATGAGCATGTAGGCGTCAAACACGCCAAGCACGGGGCTACTGCGGATGGCGGACTCGGGCAGCAACTTCAGCCAGTCCCGCATCACAGAGTCCTGGCGGTTGCGCCGGATGGCCGGTACCGCCAGTTCCATGAGGTGCGCCGCCCGGCCAAAGTCCTGTGCCGACACGGCGTGCCGGACAGCCTCGTCCATGAGCTCCCGGTCCTGAAACCAGTGGCTGGCACGCTGGTGCAGCAGCGGGACCAGGCCGGGCCGTTCGTTGAGCAGGCGCGCCCGCAGGACGTCGGCGAAGAGCTGGTGGTAGCGGTGCCATTCCCTGTGTCCGTCGAGAGGGACAAGGAAAAGGTTTGCACGCTCAAGGGCTAGCAGCATCCCGCTCCCGCCCGCCCTGCCCGTCACGGCGTCACAGAGCGCCCCGGTAAAGCGTTCGAGAACGGCCGTTTCCAGAAGGAAGTCCCGCACTGGTTGGGGCTGGCACACAAGGACCTCTTCGACAAGGTAGTCGAGGATGAAGCTGTCATCCCCGGCGAATCGGGCGATGAACGCTGCCGGGTCTGTGCGGCCCTGCAGGGACAGTGCTGCCATCTGAAGGGCGGCAATCCACCCCTCCGTCCGCTGTTCCAGGACCGCAATCTGGGCCGGTGCCAGGTCCTGCCCTGCCACGTCATTGAGGTACGTTGACACCTCGCTTGGCGTGAATCGCAGTTCTGCAGCCCGGATCTCGGCCAGTTCGCCACGCACCCGCCACCGTGGCAGGGGTAGCAAGGGGTCGGCCCGGGTGCTTATCACCACGTGCACCTGGGGTGGGAGGTGTTCGAGCAGGAAGGCCATGCCCCGGCCGACTTCGTAGCCGTCGGCGGCGTGGTAATCGTCAAGGACCAGCCACAGCTCGTGGGGGTCCGCGGTTAGCCCGTTCAGCACTGCCGTGAGCGCAAGCTCGGTGGGGAAGGGGAAAGCCTGAAGTAGCTCCGCAGCCGTGGATCCGATACCGGGAAGCACAGTTTGGAGCGCGGCAACCACGGCGCCCCAGAACGCCTCCGGTTCGCTGTCGGATGCGTCGAGGGAGAGCCAGGCGATGCGGCCGCCGTGGCCCGCCGCATGTTCAAGCCATTCCGCCATGAGAGTCGTTTTGCCGAACTCGGCTGGGGCGGACACTAGCATTAGCCGTAGTTCAGTGCCGCTGCGCATCAGCGCGTTGAGCCGTGGCCGTGTGATCAGGCCAGGCCGCAGTCTGGGGCGGCGCAGCTTGCTGGCAACAACCTCACGTGCCATGGCCCACCATTCCTCGATAGTGCTGCCCTGTGTGTCACAGCGTCGATGCTGGCTACGCTACGGCGCTTTGGTCATACTGGGCCGGCTCAAGGACACCCGCTAAACACTTAGGTTCCGGGCGTGTTGCAACTGGGTTTAGTGTACTGCTGCCCGGTCCCGGGCTCCACGATTGATCGGCCGGCTGTCCGGCAGCACCTAAGCCGGCTGAACAAGGTGTCTGGGCGAATGCTGGAAGTTCCGAAGGTGCCTTGACGGGGTTGTCCTTGACAGTCTTGTCACACCGCAGACACCATGGCAGGGACAGACATATGCCGGTGTGCTTGCGCTGACCCGGCCGGATCTGCGACGCAAGGAGAATACAATGGCGCGAGATGAAACGGTGTTACCACTGTCGGGACTTTTGCCCGCCGAGCTGGAAGCGCTCCGGCCGTTTGTTGTGGATCTGGAGAATGGACACTTCTCCGGACTGCCGGGGGCGTCAGGCCATGCGGAGCTCAAAACGGT
This region of Arthrobacter alpinus genomic DNA includes:
- a CDS encoding aldo/keto reductase, whose translation is MEYRILGNSGAVVSNFALGTMTFGAEASEATSHTLLDAYVAAGGTFVDTADVYSAGGSEEIIGRWLAKRPDARESVVLATKGRFPMGASPNDVGTSRKHLTRALDDSLRRLGVEQIDLYQMHAWDPITPVEETLRFLNDAVSRGKIAYYGFSNFLGWQLTKAVHVAASHGWNAPVTLQPQYNLLVREIELEVVPASQDAGIGLLPWSPLGGGWLTGKYQRDVPPAGATRLGENPTRGMEAWQQRNDNPRTWEVIGAVQEVAAAHGVTASQVALAWLAARPAVTSVILGARTTEQLTDNLAAAALELTGAELQALADVSEPRLGVYPYGPMAQEQRSRKIQGGR
- a CDS encoding metal ABC transporter ATP-binding protein gives rise to the protein MRPTPATASVPAIDVDSVTVHYGDVLALDGASLKLERGRICGLVGMNGSGKSTLFKSIMGLVKPDAGSVTIGGATPAQARRSGVVSYVPQSEDVDWQFPLSVQDVVMMGRYGHMGMSRRPRKADRLAVADALERVDLNDFAHRQIGQLSGGQKKRTFVARGIAQGATTLLLDEPFAGVDKRSEATICALLKGLAADGATVLVSTHDLHALPDLADEAVLLMRRVLLHGSPDEVLRPENLALAFGLDTATAAVMSAAEVPA
- a CDS encoding metal ABC transporter substrate-binding protein — translated: MPIYLPKVLTAVRLAATAGATVLALTLTSCAAPGEASGDAGDGRPVVLTTFTVLADIAQNVAGDKLRVESITKAGAEIHGYEPTPGDIRKAAKADLILDNGMGLEAWFEQFVRDVNAPHAVVTDGVDAINIAEDAYKDMPNPHAWMSPKNVQIYVENMVEAFQDLDPANAEFYKNNGAAYNATLQEVQDSLVKDLAVLPKNQRALVSCEGAFSYLARDAGLTEKYIWAVNAEQQATPQQIASTIEFVRTNQVPAVFCESTVSADPMDRVVEATDAVFGGTLYVDSLSEADGPVPTYLELIKHDAKVIVDALTGARS
- a CDS encoding LuxR C-terminal-related transcriptional regulator, which gives rise to MAREVVASKLRRPRLRPGLITRPRLNALMRSGTELRLMLVSAPAEFGKTTLMAEWLEHAAGHGGRIAWLSLDASDSEPEAFWGAVVAALQTVLPGIGSTAAELLQAFPFPTELALTAVLNGLTADPHELWLVLDDYHAADGYEVGRGMAFLLEHLPPQVHVVISTRADPLLPLPRWRVRGELAEIRAAELRFTPSEVSTYLNDVAGQDLAPAQIAVLEQRTEGWIAALQMAALSLQGRTDPAAFIARFAGDDSFILDYLVEEVLVCQPQPVRDFLLETAVLERFTGALCDAVTGRAGGSGMLLALERANLFLVPLDGHREWHRYHQLFADVLRARLLNERPGLVPLLHQRASHWFQDRELMDEAVRHAVSAQDFGRAAHLMELAVPAIRRNRQDSVMRDWLKLLPESAIRSSPVLGVFDAYMLMSTGELDGVEPRLQEAERVMAAAPPGPASPWAGIEEFATIPATIAIYRASLAQARGDVAGTAAHARQALELAGSADHLARGAANGFLGLAAWVDGDVHAALQTFGRAVADLHAAGNLVDAFGSTALLADMWLAAGRPVTARRLLEDTLARAGELGGSVARATAELHVGLGEIDCEAGELDAAARHLAAAGDFYERAPTVESSYRWFVARALLASASGDEGLALDFLNQAGPLYHRGFFPEVRPLAAMKARIWIRQGELPQAAAWARSRGLLAAGDANHLYECEYDALTLVRLLLALHRAGLDRAGLHRAGLARTVAGTGSTAQLHLQPAKPLDPSVETLLERLLQTAEASGRAGSTVEIRLLAALVHDAQGHQGLARESFASALAEAAESEGRVRLFLDEGTPMQALLREASHASGPGHTSRRASRLLSLAHSQGNAAHPGHGPASDTQTMATGSLGTAKPAGTETLSTRELHVLRLLGGGLSGPAIAGELFISYNTLRTHTKHIFTKLGVNDRRAAVRTARERGLL
- a CDS encoding DUF4389 domain-containing protein → MTSNPMVQSKSPNPGNVHRSRAGSVVALVLGTILAMLGVGGIAGGIASAVVASQQGPDGYFTSSAHGFSTASYALISPPADIGTDRIPFDLGSIRLAATSSAPGGQVFIGIGPKAQVESYLSGVHTTQITGIETSPFRVSYRDQPGTATPTAPAAQGFWTESASGPGTQQVTMDISGADVVMVVMNADASAGVSVKMQAGFHSELFGTLTPALLIAGILILLVGAGLIALGAIGVGRGLPPSSQGGAGRPSVGTATGTAVPGDVGTPGSMAEAKRYPAQLSGYLDPQLSRGLWLVKWLLAIPHFIILFFLWFAFFFTTLIAGLAILFTGRYPRSLFDFNVGVLRWNWRVAFYAYSALATDKYPPFTFAATDYPADFEVDYPQRLAHGLVLVKGWLLAIPHLLIIAIFTGSVWAPWGGSDSWGQDYARNTGFSLLGLLVLIAAVMLLFTGRYQPTLFDLVMGINRWIYRVACYALLMRDEYPPFRLDQGPAEPGAPFEPLPVDGQPGPPV
- a CDS encoding metal ABC transporter permease, with the translated sequence MSVFEFLLEPFDYVFMQRALVVTVIAAVVCAVLSCWLVLIGWSLMGDAVSHAVLPGVALAYILGAPFAVGAVLFGFLAVALIGAVRDTSRVKEDAAIGIVFTTLFALGLVLISVTPSQTDLTHIIFGNLLGLSHSDLVQVLVLGAVTFAILVIKRRDFTLYAFDPTHAHAIGLNPRMLGAFLLGLLALTSVVALQAVGVVLVVAMLIIPGATAYLLTDRFGRMLVLAPTISAACAVVGLYASYYLDAASGGMVVLTQGAAFALVYFFSPRHGLLVNRYKEVRRRNLAPA